The following are from one region of the Mesorhizobium sp. B4-1-4 genome:
- a CDS encoding ABC transporter ATP-binding protein encodes MAEIRVQHLRKAFGDFVAVQDSNFVVEDGEFFVMLGPSGCGKTTTLRMIAGLELPTGGQILLDGEDVTMLRARERDIAFVFQLFALYPHMNVRNNIGFPLLAQGMPSAEIRTRVEETAKLLRIDHLLNKSVSGLAGGDRQRVALGRAIVRRPKCFLMDEPLGTLDTEFRDLMVHELRELHNRIHATTVYVTHDQMEAMSMADKIAVMNHGVIEQFGSPREIYDRPATMFVADFIGSPPMNFLGFGGGLAKGAKEIVVQGAKVAVPEVREDIAPADMALGIRPEHIRFDDASKLRGAIYGTEYLGTTQIVAVETADGIIKARVPAEIRLNAGDHVGLALNSARLSLFDKGSGRAVKTAIHDTASQGRAQHG; translated from the coding sequence ATGGCCGAGATCCGCGTCCAACACCTGAGGAAGGCTTTCGGCGACTTCGTCGCCGTGCAGGATTCCAACTTCGTCGTCGAGGATGGCGAGTTCTTCGTCATGCTCGGGCCGTCCGGCTGCGGCAAGACGACGACGCTGCGCATGATAGCAGGGCTGGAACTGCCGACCGGCGGCCAGATCCTGCTCGACGGCGAGGACGTCACCATGCTCAGGGCACGCGAGCGCGACATCGCCTTCGTCTTCCAGCTGTTCGCGCTCTATCCGCACATGAATGTGCGCAATAACATCGGCTTCCCGCTCTTGGCGCAAGGCATGCCCTCGGCCGAAATCCGCACAAGGGTCGAGGAGACGGCGAAGCTGCTGCGCATCGACCATCTGCTCAACAAATCCGTCTCGGGTCTTGCCGGCGGCGACCGCCAGCGCGTGGCGCTCGGCCGCGCCATCGTGCGGCGGCCAAAGTGCTTCCTGATGGACGAGCCGCTGGGCACGCTCGACACCGAATTCCGCGACCTGATGGTGCATGAACTGCGCGAACTGCACAACCGCATCCACGCCACGACGGTCTATGTCACGCACGACCAGATGGAAGCGATGTCGATGGCCGACAAGATCGCTGTGATGAACCATGGCGTCATCGAACAGTTCGGGAGCCCACGCGAAATCTACGACCGGCCGGCGACCATGTTCGTCGCCGACTTCATCGGCTCCCCGCCGATGAACTTCTTGGGCTTCGGCGGCGGGCTTGCCAAGGGCGCGAAGGAAATTGTCGTGCAAGGCGCAAAGGTCGCGGTACCGGAGGTGCGCGAGGATATCGCCCCGGCCGACATGGCGCTTGGCATCCGGCCGGAGCACATCCGCTTCGACGACGCCTCGAAGCTGCGCGGCGCCATCTACGGCACCGAATATCTCGGCACCACGCAGATCGTCGCCGTGGAGACGGCGGACGGCATCATCAAGGCGCGGGTGCCGGCCGAAATCCGGCTGAATGCGGGCGATCATGTCGGCCTGGCCCTGAACAGCGCGCGGCTGTCGCTGTTCGACAAGGGCTCCGGCCGCGCCGTGAAGACGGCGATCCACGACACCGCCTCTCAAGGGAGAGCGCAGCATGGCTGA
- a CDS encoding dihydroxyacetone kinase subunit DhaK: protein MKHFFNRRETIVTEALDGLLRTIGSGDLARLDGYPEIKVVLRAGWDKTKVSVISGGGAGHEPSHAGFVGKGMLTAAVSGEIFASPSVEAVLAAIRAVTGPAGCLLIVKNYTGDRLNFGLAAEKARAEGFAVEMVIVADDIALPDIAQPRGVAGTLFVHKISGHLSEAGHDLAAIAAAARAAAKDIVSLGMSLSSCSIPGQPHEDRFGENDGELGLGIHGEPGVERIAVQSADRLVAIMAEPLAARLDPSAPHALLINNLGSVPPLEMSLIANAVLASPLGKSIKLAIGPGPLMTALNMNGFSLSLIRLDAAREAALLASVGPHAWMPAKPVAAPAVVPMAKASGQSATHLPSQDAGTKRLIVAVCERLISLEATLNGLDAKAGDGDTGSTVATGARSVLERLDRLPLANPAATLGAVGDILSASMGGSSGVLLSIFFTAVAQALEGGADIAKALLAGLERMSFYGGAKPGDRTMVDALEPALKALDGSGLGSAAAAARRGAEATAAMEKAKAGRSAYIGTKLQGVVDPGAQAVAEAFAAAATLLVTA from the coding sequence ATGAAGCACTTTTTCAACCGCAGGGAAACGATCGTCACCGAGGCGCTGGACGGCCTGTTGCGTACCATCGGCTCGGGCGACCTCGCACGCCTCGACGGCTACCCCGAGATCAAAGTCGTCCTGCGCGCCGGCTGGGACAAGACGAAGGTCAGCGTCATCTCCGGCGGCGGTGCCGGACACGAGCCATCGCACGCCGGCTTTGTCGGCAAGGGCATGCTGACGGCCGCGGTCTCGGGCGAGATCTTTGCCTCGCCGAGCGTTGAAGCGGTGCTGGCGGCCATCCGCGCAGTCACCGGCCCGGCCGGCTGCCTGCTGATCGTCAAGAACTATACCGGCGACCGTCTCAATTTCGGCCTGGCCGCCGAGAAGGCGCGCGCCGAAGGTTTTGCCGTCGAGATGGTGATCGTCGCCGACGATATCGCGCTGCCCGACATCGCCCAGCCGCGCGGCGTCGCCGGCACGCTGTTCGTGCACAAGATTTCGGGCCATCTGTCGGAGGCCGGCCATGATCTGGCTGCGATCGCGGCAGCGGCACGCGCGGCCGCGAAGGACATCGTCTCGCTCGGCATGTCGCTGTCGTCCTGCTCCATCCCCGGTCAACCGCATGAAGACAGGTTCGGCGAAAACGACGGCGAGCTCGGTCTCGGCATCCATGGCGAGCCGGGTGTCGAACGCATCGCGGTGCAGAGCGCCGACAGGCTGGTGGCAATCATGGCGGAGCCCCTCGCGGCGCGGCTCGACCCCAGTGCTCCCCATGCCTTGCTGATCAACAATCTCGGCTCGGTGCCGCCGCTTGAAATGTCGCTGATCGCCAATGCGGTGCTTGCCTCGCCGCTCGGTAAGTCCATCAAGCTGGCAATCGGCCCCGGCCCGCTGATGACGGCCCTCAACATGAACGGCTTCTCGCTGTCGCTGATACGGCTTGACGCGGCCCGCGAGGCCGCCCTGCTGGCGTCGGTAGGCCCGCACGCCTGGATGCCGGCAAAGCCGGTCGCCGCACCTGCTGTCGTGCCGATGGCGAAAGCATCCGGACAGAGTGCGACGCACCTGCCCAGCCAGGACGCCGGCACAAAGCGCCTGATCGTTGCGGTCTGCGAAAGGCTGATCTCGCTCGAAGCGACATTGAACGGGCTGGATGCCAAGGCGGGCGACGGCGACACCGGCTCGACCGTGGCGACCGGCGCGCGCAGTGTGCTTGAGCGGCTTGATAGGCTGCCGCTCGCCAACCCCGCGGCGACGCTCGGCGCGGTGGGCGACATTTTGAGCGCATCGATGGGCGGCTCCAGCGGCGTGCTGCTGTCGATCTTCTTCACGGCGGTGGCGCAGGCCCTCGAAGGCGGCGCTGACATAGCCAAGGCGCTGCTTGCCGGGCTCGAGCGGATGAGCTTCTATGGCGGCGCCAAACCGGGCGACCGCACCATGGTCGATGCCCTGGAGCCGGCGCTCAAGGCGCTCGACGGCAGCGGGCTTGGAAGCGCGGCGGCAGCGGCCCGGCGCGGTGCCGAGGCCACGGCGGCCATGGAAAAGGCGAAGGCCGGACGGTCCGCCTATATCGGGACCAAGTTGCAAGGCGTGGTCGACCCCGGCGCTCAGGCCGTGGCCGAGGCGTTCGCGGCCGCCGCCACGCTGCTTGTCACGGCCTGA
- the dhaL gene encoding dihydroxyacetone kinase subunit DhaL — MTALNLARLVAAAADAIAAHAEELTALDQAIGDGDHGLNMKRGFEAVRAEADVFAAKPLPDALKAIGTKLVMTVGGASGPLFGTLFMALGKEISADSDRANLTVAFGKAIEAVAARGKSQVGQKTMLDVLQPVHQALAEGKTAAEIADIADIAAKATVPMKALRGRASFLGDRSIGHMDAGARSTALLVRTVAETIGEVA; from the coding sequence ATGACGGCATTGAACCTTGCCAGGCTGGTCGCGGCCGCCGCGGATGCGATTGCCGCCCACGCCGAGGAATTGACGGCGCTCGACCAGGCGATCGGCGACGGCGACCACGGGCTGAATATGAAACGCGGCTTCGAGGCCGTGCGGGCCGAGGCCGATGTGTTCGCGGCCAAGCCGCTGCCCGACGCGCTGAAGGCGATCGGCACCAAGCTGGTGATGACAGTGGGCGGGGCCTCCGGCCCGCTCTTCGGCACATTGTTCATGGCGCTCGGCAAGGAGATTTCGGCCGACTCCGATCGCGCCAATTTGACGGTGGCCTTCGGCAAGGCGATCGAGGCGGTGGCCGCGCGCGGCAAATCTCAAGTTGGCCAGAAAACCATGCTCGATGTGCTGCAGCCGGTGCATCAGGCCTTGGCCGAGGGAAAGACGGCGGCGGAAATAGCCGACATCGCCGACATCGCCGCCAAGGCGACCGTACCTATGAAAGCGTTGCGCGGCCGCGCCTCGTTCCTCGGCGACCGCTCGATCGGCCATATGGATGCCGGCGCGCGCTCGACCGCGCTGCTGGTGCGTACGGTGGCGGAAACCATCGGGGAGGTTGCCTGA
- a CDS encoding ABC transporter ATP-binding protein encodes MADVRVKNVTKSFGEHVAVNGLGLDISDGEFVVLLGPTGAGKTTTLRLIAGLERPDAGTIEIGGHEATTLSPAERDTAFVFQQYSLYPHLSVFDNLAFPLRSPARKMPEDQIRRRVEEVAKMVRIHHKLANRSTKLSGGEMQRVAIGRALVRKPAIYLMDEPLSSLDAKLRADLRLELKRIQSELGATMLYVTHDQIEAMTMADRIGILADGVLVQIGSPRTIYSEPANLHVAARLGQPAINLLPMGLLPDGGAPAGAKTIGARTEHLAIEKAVNGHADGVVDWVEHLGDQNHLHVTVGPKKLVTLTDPDTDLAQGDRVVIRYRSPLYFGADGQRLM; translated from the coding sequence ATGGCTGATGTGCGCGTCAAGAACGTGACCAAGAGTTTCGGCGAGCATGTCGCCGTCAACGGTCTCGGCCTGGATATATCAGACGGCGAATTCGTCGTGCTGCTCGGGCCGACCGGAGCCGGCAAGACGACGACGCTGCGGCTTATCGCGGGGCTGGAACGGCCGGATGCCGGCACGATCGAGATCGGCGGCCACGAGGCCACGACGCTGTCGCCGGCCGAGCGCGACACGGCTTTCGTCTTCCAGCAATATTCGCTCTATCCGCATCTGTCGGTGTTCGACAATCTTGCCTTCCCGCTGCGCTCGCCGGCGCGGAAAATGCCGGAAGACCAGATACGCCGGCGGGTCGAGGAGGTGGCGAAGATGGTGCGCATCCATCACAAGCTCGCCAACCGCTCGACCAAATTGTCGGGCGGTGAAATGCAGCGCGTCGCCATCGGCCGCGCGCTGGTGCGCAAGCCGGCCATCTACCTCATGGACGAGCCGCTTTCGTCGCTCGACGCCAAGCTGCGGGCGGACCTGCGGCTCGAATTGAAGCGCATCCAGTCCGAACTCGGCGCCACCATGCTCTACGTCACCCACGACCAGATCGAGGCGATGACGATGGCCGACCGCATCGGCATCCTCGCCGACGGCGTGCTGGTGCAGATCGGTTCGCCAAGGACGATCTATTCGGAGCCGGCTAACCTGCATGTCGCGGCACGACTCGGCCAGCCGGCGATCAACCTTTTGCCCATGGGGCTGTTGCCCGACGGCGGCGCGCCGGCGGGCGCCAAGACGATCGGCGCACGCACCGAGCATCTGGCGATTGAAAAGGCCGTGAATGGCCATGCCGACGGCGTCGTCGACTGGGTCGAGCATCTCGGCGACCAGAACCATCTGCATGTGACGGTGGGGCCGAAGAAGCTGGTGACGCTGACAGATCCAGACACCGATCTGGCCCAAGGCGACAGGGTGGTGATCCGCTACCGCTCGCCGCTCTATTTCGGCGCGGATGGACAAAGGTTGATGTGA
- the dhaK gene encoding dihydroxyacetone kinase subunit DhaK: MKKFMNAVDTVLTESLDGFAAAHADILVLGEEHKFIRRRSLRPGKVALISGGGSGHEPLHGGFVGHGMLDAACPGQVFTSPTPDQMLAAAQAVDTSAGCLFIVKNYEGDVMNFDMAAEMSEGVLQVVTNDDVAVENSSYTTGRRGVAGTLVVEKIVGAAAEHGLALPVLKTLGERVNAATRSMGVALTSGTVPAAGKPTFDIGDGEMEFGVGIHGEPGRRRDKLKSADAIAEEICAAILGDLGDRGKGPALLFINGFGGTPLMELYLMYNSARRIFESHGVTITRSLVGSYVTSLDMAGCSITLTMLDDEMTGWWDAPVHTAALRWGM, encoded by the coding sequence ATGAAGAAATTTATGAACGCGGTGGACACGGTGCTGACCGAGAGCCTCGACGGTTTCGCGGCCGCCCATGCCGATATACTGGTGCTTGGCGAGGAGCACAAATTCATCCGCCGTCGGAGCTTGCGGCCAGGCAAGGTGGCGCTGATCTCCGGAGGTGGCTCGGGCCACGAGCCGCTGCATGGCGGCTTTGTCGGCCATGGCATGCTGGATGCCGCCTGCCCCGGCCAGGTGTTCACCTCGCCGACGCCGGACCAGATGCTGGCGGCGGCGCAGGCCGTCGACACCAGCGCCGGCTGCCTATTCATCGTCAAGAATTATGAGGGCGACGTGATGAACTTCGACATGGCGGCCGAAATGTCGGAAGGCGTCCTGCAGGTGGTGACCAATGACGACGTGGCCGTCGAGAATTCATCCTACACGACCGGCCGGCGCGGCGTCGCCGGCACGCTGGTGGTGGAAAAGATCGTCGGCGCGGCCGCCGAGCATGGCCTGGCCCTCCCGGTGCTGAAGACGCTGGGCGAGCGCGTCAATGCCGCGACCCGCTCGATGGGCGTGGCGCTCACCAGTGGCACGGTGCCGGCCGCGGGCAAGCCGACCTTCGACATCGGCGATGGCGAGATGGAGTTCGGCGTCGGCATCCATGGCGAGCCCGGCCGGCGACGCGACAAGTTGAAAAGCGCCGATGCGATCGCCGAGGAAATCTGCGCCGCTATTCTGGGCGATCTCGGCGACAGGGGCAAAGGTCCGGCGCTGCTGTTTATCAACGGCTTCGGCGGCACGCCGCTGATGGAACTCTATCTGATGTACAACAGCGCGCGCCGGATATTCGAGAGCCACGGCGTCACGATAACCCGCTCGTTGGTCGGCAGCTATGTCACCTCGCTCGACATGGCCGGCTGCTCGATCACGCTGACCATGCTCGATGATGAGATGACAGGCTGGTGGGACGCGCCCGTCCATACGGCGGCGCTGCGCTGGGGCATGTAA
- a CDS encoding carbohydrate ABC transporter permease, which produces MSLTTAHSVVAPSAGSKRIAGAIIIAYALISIVPLLWIFATSFKTPPDSIAYPPKIVFQPSIEGYCNLFTTRTRQTPEYINSLGPATGFCDETVRKRNMVIAGPSNFLPRFVNSLVIAFGSTFCAVFLGTLSAYGFSRFKVPLADDLLFFILSTRFMPPIAVAIPIYLMYRELGLSDTALGMILLYTAVNVSLAVWLLKGFIDEIPREYEEAAMIDGYTRLQAFWRTVLPQATTGIAATAIFCLIFAWNEYAFAALLTSGTAQTAPPFIPTIIGEGGQDWPAVAAGTTIFLVPILVFTILLRKQLLRGITFGAVRK; this is translated from the coding sequence ATGAGCCTGACCACAGCCCACTCGGTCGTCGCGCCCTCGGCAGGTTCGAAGCGCATCGCAGGCGCGATCATCATCGCCTACGCGCTGATCTCGATCGTGCCGCTGCTGTGGATCTTCGCCACCAGCTTCAAGACGCCGCCGGATTCGATCGCCTATCCGCCCAAGATCGTGTTCCAGCCGAGCATCGAAGGCTACTGCAACCTGTTCACCACGCGGACAAGGCAGACGCCCGAATACATCAACTCGCTGGGACCGGCGACCGGCTTCTGCGACGAGACGGTGCGCAAGCGCAATATGGTGATCGCCGGCCCGTCGAATTTCCTGCCGCGCTTCGTCAATTCGCTGGTCATCGCCTTCGGGTCGACCTTCTGTGCTGTCTTTCTCGGCACGCTGTCGGCCTATGGTTTCTCACGCTTCAAGGTGCCGCTTGCCGACGACCTCCTGTTCTTCATCCTGTCGACGCGCTTCATGCCGCCGATCGCCGTCGCCATCCCGATCTACCTGATGTATCGCGAGCTCGGCCTGTCGGACACCGCGCTCGGCATGATCCTGCTCTACACGGCGGTCAACGTCTCGCTGGCGGTGTGGCTGCTGAAAGGCTTCATCGACGAGATCCCGCGCGAATATGAAGAAGCGGCGATGATCGACGGCTATACGCGGCTGCAGGCCTTCTGGCGCACCGTGCTGCCGCAGGCGACCACCGGCATTGCGGCCACCGCGATCTTCTGCCTGATCTTCGCCTGGAACGAGTATGCGTTCGCGGCGCTGCTCACCTCCGGCACGGCACAGACCGCGCCGCCCTTCATCCCGACCATCATCGGCGAAGGCGGCCAGGACTGGCCGGCGGTTGCGGCGGGCACGACGATCTTCCTGGTGCCGATCCTGGTTTTCACCATCCTGCTTCGCAAGCAATTGCTGCGCGGCATCACCTTCGGCGCGGTGCGCAAATGA
- a CDS encoding HPr family phosphocarrier protein: MSAAAEATVLITHAVGLHARPSVKFTKLAKTFAADVEIALAANGPWFDAKSIVKVMAAKAPKGTLLHIRARGDGAIDAVDALVDLVRRDFDEGADHARTA; this comes from the coding sequence ATGTCCGCAGCCGCCGAAGCGACCGTCCTGATCACCCATGCGGTGGGTCTGCATGCGCGCCCTTCGGTGAAGTTCACCAAGCTGGCCAAGACCTTTGCCGCCGATGTCGAGATCGCGCTTGCCGCCAACGGGCCGTGGTTCGACGCCAAGAGCATCGTCAAGGTGATGGCGGCCAAGGCGCCGAAGGGCACGTTGCTGCACATCAGGGCCAGGGGTGATGGCGCCATCGATGCCGTCGATGCGCTGGTCGATCTGGTGCGGCGCGACTTCGACGAAGGCGCGGACCATGCCCGCACCGCTTAG
- a CDS encoding carbohydrate ABC transporter permease, with product MLNRTAETVARATPEPLARKVRGISDKGLAWLFISPTILLLLAINIFPLFWAIYLSFTNYRANRPNEVVKNLGFANYQRILGDRDVWIAMQTTAHFVFWTILLQTLIGFTLAWLIDRKFRGHAFWTTLILVPMMLSPAVVGNFWRFLYEPQIGLFSYVIAFVSGIPPTSIQMLSNVSLAPWSIIIVDTWMWTPYVMLICLAGLRSIPEYIYEAAEVDRASNWRQFWSITLPIALPFIMLAVLFRGIENFKMFDMVNLLTGGGPGSTTEVASITLKRQAFESWRTGYSSAFAIILFVAVFGLANIYVKALNKVKQR from the coding sequence ATGCTCAATCGGACCGCGGAGACCGTTGCCCGGGCGACCCCGGAACCGTTGGCGCGCAAGGTCCGGGGCATCAGCGACAAGGGCCTCGCCTGGCTGTTCATCTCGCCGACGATCCTGTTGCTGCTCGCCATCAACATCTTCCCGCTGTTCTGGGCGATCTATCTCTCGTTCACCAATTACCGCGCCAACCGGCCGAACGAGGTGGTGAAGAATCTCGGTTTTGCCAACTACCAGCGCATCCTCGGCGACCGGGACGTCTGGATCGCGATGCAGACGACAGCGCATTTCGTGTTCTGGACCATCCTGCTGCAGACGCTGATCGGCTTCACGCTGGCCTGGCTGATCGACCGCAAGTTCCGCGGCCACGCCTTCTGGACGACGCTGATCCTGGTGCCGATGATGCTGTCTCCGGCGGTGGTGGGCAATTTCTGGCGCTTCCTCTATGAGCCGCAGATCGGCCTGTTCTCCTATGTCATCGCGTTCGTCAGCGGCATTCCACCGACAAGCATCCAGATGCTCTCCAATGTGTCGCTGGCGCCATGGTCGATCATCATCGTCGACACCTGGATGTGGACGCCCTACGTGATGCTGATCTGTCTCGCGGGCCTGCGTTCGATCCCCGAATACATTTATGAGGCGGCCGAGGTCGACCGCGCCTCCAACTGGCGCCAGTTCTGGTCGATCACGCTGCCTATCGCGCTGCCCTTCATCATGCTGGCGGTGCTGTTTCGCGGCATCGAGAACTTCAAGATGTTCGACATGGTCAACCTGCTCACCGGCGGCGGCCCGGGCTCGACCACCGAGGTCGCCTCGATCACGCTAAAGCGGCAGGCCTTCGAGAGCTGGCGAACGGGTTATTCCTCGGCCTTCGCCATCATCCTGTTCGTCGCGGTGTTCGGCCTCGCCAACATCTACGTCAAGGCGCTCAACAAGGTGAAGCAGAGATGA
- the dhaM gene encoding dihydroxyacetone kinase phosphoryl donor subunit DhaM gives MSNVGIVIVSHSPLVAEGTADMVRQMVGDEVPLAWCGGNGHGGLGTNVEAIMGAIDKAWSEAGVAILVDLGGAETNSEMAVEMIGEPRAHKIVVCNAPIVEGAVMAATEASGGASLKEVVATAHELSPS, from the coding sequence ATGAGCAATGTCGGGATCGTGATCGTGTCGCATTCGCCGCTGGTCGCGGAGGGCACGGCCGACATGGTACGCCAGATGGTGGGCGACGAAGTGCCGCTTGCATGGTGCGGCGGAAACGGCCATGGCGGGCTCGGCACCAATGTCGAGGCGATCATGGGCGCCATCGACAAAGCCTGGTCGGAAGCCGGCGTCGCCATTCTCGTCGATCTCGGCGGCGCCGAGACCAACAGTGAAATGGCGGTCGAGATGATCGGCGAGCCGCGTGCGCACAAGATCGTCGTCTGCAACGCACCGATCGTCGAGGGGGCGGTGATGGCCGCGACCGAGGCATCCGGCGGCGCCTCGCTGAAAGAGGTGGTGGCGACGGCGCATGAATTGTCGCCGTCGTGA
- the ptsP gene encoding phosphoenolpyruvate--protein phosphotransferase, with amino-acid sequence MPAPLRLQGISASAGYAEGPLFDLDRPSAVYASKATAAEEKASLTAAIDKAVKRLAAMIEAADSDAAGILEFHIAMLEDDALSEPAFASIVSGRTADTAWRQALDSEIASYEASDQGYFRARAADLRDIRDQVLRALTEDGGRAAPSGAILFGDDIAPTRFLETDWTHGGGIALKAGSTASHVAMLARSRGVPMVVGLRQLEANLAGLALLDAEHGSIVLAPSPAEVASFRQLSSSFTIREGKARTFLARPAVTKDGTAVRVQVNIAGPSDVDAIDIATCDGVGLMRTEFLFGKTLPDEATQYRAYRKVLEWAGEKPVTIRTVDAGGDKPVPGFTVEEGNPFLGLRGIRLSLARLDIFRVQIRALLRAAPHGNLRVMFPMIAMAEEYERAAALFAEEQAALAARGVTQQIPPLGIMVEVPSVAIAPEAFAGVAFFSIGSNDLTQYVMAAARDNAAVAHLNSVRHPAVLRLIGSVTAFGRENGIPVSLCGDAGGDPASIPSLLEAGLRDLSVAPAQLAMAKAAISDISV; translated from the coding sequence ATGCCCGCACCGCTTAGGCTCCAAGGCATTTCCGCCTCGGCCGGCTATGCCGAGGGGCCGCTGTTCGACCTCGACCGGCCATCGGCCGTCTACGCAAGCAAAGCCACTGCGGCGGAAGAGAAGGCGTCGCTGACAGCCGCGATCGATAAGGCGGTGAAACGGCTTGCCGCCATGATCGAAGCCGCAGACAGCGATGCCGCCGGCATACTCGAATTCCACATCGCCATGCTGGAGGACGACGCGCTGAGCGAACCGGCCTTCGCGTCGATCGTTTCCGGACGGACCGCCGACACGGCCTGGCGGCAGGCACTCGATAGCGAGATCGCCAGCTACGAAGCCTCCGACCAGGGCTATTTCCGCGCCCGCGCCGCGGACCTGCGCGATATCAGGGACCAGGTGCTGCGTGCCCTGACCGAGGACGGAGGCCGCGCCGCGCCTTCGGGCGCCATCCTGTTCGGCGACGACATCGCCCCGACGCGTTTTCTCGAAACCGACTGGACGCACGGCGGCGGCATCGCGCTGAAGGCGGGCAGCACCGCCAGCCATGTCGCCATGCTGGCGCGATCGCGCGGCGTGCCGATGGTGGTTGGGCTGCGCCAATTGGAGGCCAATCTGGCAGGCCTCGCTCTGCTCGACGCCGAGCACGGCAGCATCGTGCTGGCGCCCTCGCCGGCGGAGGTCGCCTCCTTCCGGCAATTGTCCTCTTCCTTCACGATTCGCGAAGGCAAGGCACGGACCTTCCTGGCACGGCCGGCGGTAACCAAGGACGGGACGGCGGTGCGCGTGCAGGTCAACATCGCCGGCCCATCCGATGTCGACGCCATCGACATCGCGACCTGTGACGGTGTCGGACTGATGCGCACCGAATTCCTGTTCGGCAAGACCTTGCCGGATGAGGCGACGCAATACCGCGCCTACCGCAAGGTGCTGGAATGGGCCGGGGAAAAACCTGTGACGATCCGCACCGTCGATGCCGGCGGCGACAAGCCGGTGCCGGGCTTCACCGTCGAGGAAGGCAATCCGTTCCTTGGCCTGCGCGGGATCAGGCTGTCGCTGGCGCGGCTCGACATATTCCGTGTTCAAATCAGGGCATTGCTGCGCGCCGCGCCGCACGGCAATCTCAGGGTCATGTTTCCGATGATCGCCATGGCCGAGGAGTATGAACGCGCGGCTGCCTTGTTCGCCGAAGAACAGGCGGCGCTTGCCGCGCGCGGCGTCACGCAGCAGATACCGCCGCTCGGCATCATGGTCGAAGTGCCGTCGGTGGCGATTGCGCCGGAGGCCTTTGCCGGCGTCGCCTTCTTCTCGATCGGCTCCAACGACCTGACCCAATATGTTATGGCGGCGGCGCGCGACAATGCAGCGGTCGCGCATCTCAATTCCGTTCGTCATCCTGCCGTCCTGCGGCTGATCGGCTCTGTCACGGCCTTCGGACGGGAAAACGGCATTCCCGTCAGCCTGTGCGGCGATGCCGGTGGCGATCCGGCGTCGATCCCATCGCTGCTGGAAGCCGGCCTGCGCGACCTTTCCGTCGCGCCGGCGCAACTCGCCATGGCCAAGGCGGCCATATCGGACATTTCGGTCTAG